A DNA window from Drosophila biarmipes strain raj3 chromosome 2R, RU_DBia_V1.1, whole genome shotgun sequence contains the following coding sequences:
- the LOC108022463 gene encoding patronin isoform X33: protein MDVETQEIRQARQRASVKWLLSKAFNNRVPDNLKEPFYRDHENQERLKPQIIVELGNATLYCQTLSNLYSDPNYQSMNHWSIIQTLARKGVPVAESSDMPITETVLIQTNPLRINAHMSVIESLMVLYAKEISSGDRVMAAIRRISGNNYQAPPGQSYEQALLGWISHACAALKKRIIKEVDAGLPDENGSRLQTPDIPPVRDFQDLCDGICLALLISYYCPKVVPWTSVRINYLPAVEDSIHNILLVCNFSQKHLPYSVFHMTPEDVTYMRGSMKLNLVLLLTDLFNLFEIHPAKCVCYPGMDGQDVIARRTLGANEHGICHRRGLTVQPVTPIPDLRSDLDQPPVGSPQNRPPFQGRRSRRNSSSEDSQLTIENFGGSQDQLNTLGRYERDRERKLSNTSVGSAYPVEPAVAVRSSIADARGTLQLGYDTDSGSEKQDRETEKYSMRRQVSVDNVPTVSSHNLSNTGSPLPVARHKQHSSDKDYSSNSGMTPDAYNDTRSTSGYDPESTPVRKSSTSSMPASPAAWQLDVGDDDMRSLENVSKLSTIRMKLEEKRRRIEQDKRKIEMALLRHQEKEDLESCPDVMKWETMSNESKRTPDMDPVDLDKYQQSIAIMNMNLQDIQQDIHRLATQQSQMQAQHLQAQQLMQAQQIANMLNQQQTYGSQQHLADHHYQQQRPMQQSFGSSPHLPQAYNAPVSAYSSRPPSRDPYQQQLQHQQPQPMAMPQPMQYVNEHGQYMSPPQPAHYMQQQPPQQPQSIYSDNGAAYNNHSNHSPYGGAPQYRSSVVYDDYGQPTNHFYLHESSPQPQAHPQRRTWAHSAAAAAYEQQQQQIQPPLVDVNAWQTQQHQKQKQTWMNRPPSSAGAPSPGSFVLHQNGGGGGGGGGGELQHLFQVQASPQHGQRQMSGSNGVQRQQSLTNLRDNRSPKAPQQMGMPMGMPMQHEDMMAPQSICFIGDEEDVDELERNIIESMQSTRISDFVHQQQQQHQQQLQQQQRLQGHSGRGSSSEDYDSGEMISNKLNITSGNLTYRIPSPSRPSIQANSFQDPRAMAAASGGEEPPEKGFYISFDDEQPKRPKPPLRAKRSPKKEALPGSRDSVDNQATLKRESLSQLHNNNNIGIGGEDVNSKPVTRHSIHGLSNSNSVKSPGNATYNKYTDEPPIQLRQLAVSGAVSPTGNDLRHLEDLTNQSPQQTMQQPMSPTRLQQSSNNAEAAKNKALVIGADPTNLDPDSVDEMERRKEKIMLLSLQRRQQQEEAKARKEIESSQKREKEREKEEERSRKKEEQMARRAAILEQHRLKKAIEEAEREGKTLDRPDLHVKLQPHSSTSTTPRLRQQRTTRPRPKTIHVDDASVDISEASSISSRGKKGSSSNLTGYGQLSSSSMKRDYYRGSQDSLTVKESPDDYPSTSSTPIGRRGSYKTSREPAGVERGRTLSRISVAKGSTLNFRGRKSNSLMNLCDTDSGLGRATPPRRAPSPGMGMGASGRHMPSPSGPGSLPPGLISKRRGFDDGSSDFSLTPNLNMEYSGPKLYKQPAAKSNRGIILNAVEYCVFPGVVNREAKQKVLEKIARSEAKHFLVLFRDAGCQFRALYSYQPETDQVTKLYGTGPSQVDEVMFDKFFKYNSGGKCFSQVHTKHLTVTIDAFTIHNSLWQGKRVQLPSKKDMALVI from the exons ATGGATGTCGAAACACAGGAAATACGACAG GCTCGTCAACGTGCTTCCGTCAAGTGGCTGCTCTCGAAGGCCTTCAACAATCGCGTGCCGGACAACCTGAAGGAGCCCTTCTACCGCGACCATGAGAACCAGGAGCGCCTCAAGCCCCAGATCATCGTGGAGCTGGGCAACGCCACGCTCTACTGCCAGACGCTGTCCAACCTATACTCAGATCCCAACTACCAAAGCATGAACCACTGGTCAATAATACAGACGCTAGCGCGCAAGGGAGTTCCCGTGGCCGAATCCTCGGACATGCCCATTACCGAAACGGTATTAATTCAAACGAATCCGCTGCGAATT AACGCCCACATGTCTGTGATAGAATCGCTGATGGTTTTGTATGCGAAGGAAATATCGTCGGGTGACCGCGTCATGGCGGCCATACGAAG AATATCTGGCAACAACTATCAGGCGCCTCCTGGCCAGTCCTACGAGCAAGCTCTGCTGGGCTGGATTTCGCATGCTTGCGCCGCTCTGAAGAAGCGCATTATCAAGGAGGTGGACGCCGGACTGCCCGATGAGAAT GGCTCTCGTCTGCAGACGCCGGACATACCGCCTGTAAGGGACTTCCAGGATCTGTGCGACGGCATCTGCTTGGCACTGCTCATCTCGTACTACTGCCCAAAGGTGGTGCCGTGGACGAGTGTGCGGATCAACTATCTGCCGGCCGTCGAGGATTCGATTCACAACATCCTGCTGGTGTGCAACTTCTCGCAGAAGCATCTGCCATACAGCGTGTTCCACATGACGCCCGAGGATGTGACCTATATGCGCGG ATCCATGAAGCTGAATCTGGTACTGCTGCTCACGGACCTATTCAACCTGTTCGAGATTCACCCAGCCAAGTGTGTTTGCTACCCCGGCATGGATGGTCAGG ATGTCATCGCCCGGCGCACTTTGGGCGCCAACGAGCACGGGATCTGCCATCGAAGGGGGCTCACTGTGCAGCCCGTCACGCCCATTCCCGATTTGCGCAGCGATCTCGACCAGCCGCCGGTGGGCTCGCCTCAGAACCGACCACCGTTCCAAG GTCGTCGCTCGCGCAGGAACTCTTCCAGCGAGGACTCCCAGCTGACCATTGAGAACTTCGGCGGCTCCCAGGATCAGCTGAACACCCTAGGTCGGTACGAACGCGACAGGGAGCGTAAGCTGTCCAACACCAGCGTGGGCAGTGCCTATCCAGTTGAACCCGCTGTGGCCGTGCGATCTTCGATTGCCGATGCTCGGGGCACTTTGCAGTTGGGCTACGATACGGATTCGGGCTCTGAGAAGCAGGATCGGGAGACGGAAAAGTATTCGATGCGCCGGCAGGTCAG TGTCGACAATGTGCCCACGGTTTCGTCGCACAATCTCTCGAATACGGGCAGCCCGTTGCCGGTGGCAAGGCACAAGCAACATTCCAGCGACAAAGactacagcagcaacagcggcatGACGCCGGATGCCTACAACGACACGCGTTCCACCAGTGGCTACGACCCGGAGAGCACTCCCGTGCGCAAGTCCTCGACGAGCAGCATGCCAGCGAGTCCCGCTGCCTGGCAGCTGGATGTGGGAGACGACGACATGCGATCGCTGGAGAATGTCAGCAAGCTGTCCACTATCCGCATGAAGCTGGAGGAGAAGCGGCGGCGCATAGAGCAGGATAAGCGCAAGATTGAGATGGCCTTGCTGCGGCATCAGGAGAAG GAGGATTTGGAGTCGTGTCCGGACGTGATGAAGTGGGAAACCATGAGCAACGAATCGAAGCGCACGCCCGACATGGATCCGGTTGACTTGGACAAGTACCAG CAAAGTATCGCCATCATGAACATGAATCTGCAGGACATCCAGCAGGATATTCACCGTTTGGCCACCCAGCAGAGTCAGATGCAGGCCCAGCACCTGCAGGCGCAGCAGCTGATGCAGGCTCAGCAGATAGCTAACATGCTGAACCAG CAGCAGACCTACGGGTCGCAGCAGCACCTGGCCGATCACCATTACCAGCAGCAGAGACCCATGCAGCAAAGCTTTGGCTCATCGCCGCATCTTCCGCAGGCCTACAACGCCCCAGTCAGCGCGTACAGCTCCCGTCCGCCCAGCCGCGATCCctaccagcagcagctccagcaccAGCAGCCACAGCCGATGGCGATGCCCCAGCCGATGCAGTACGTCAACGAGCACGGGCAGTATATGTCGCCGCCGCAGCCCGCCCACTacatgcagcagcagccgccgcagcagccgcagaGCATTTACAGTGACAACGGGGCGGCGTACAACAACCACAGCAACCACTCGCCCTACGGCGGAGCCCCGCAATATCGCAGCAGTGTAGTGTACGACGACTACGGGCAGCCCACCAACCACTTTTACCTGCACGAGTCGTCGCCGCAGCCCCAGGCCCATCCGCAGCGCAGGACCTGGGCCCACTCCGCGGCAGCCGCCGCctacgagcagcagcagcagcagatccaGCCGCCTCTGGTGGATGTAAATGCTTGGCAGACACAGCAGCACCAGAAGCAGAAACAGACGTGGATGAACAGGCCTCCCTCGAGTGCCGGGGCTCCCAGTCCCGGCAGCTTTGTGCTGCACCAGAACGGAGGAggtggcggcggaggcggtggtGGTGAGCTGCAGCACCTGTTTCAGGTGCAGGCTTCTCCTCAGCACGGCCAACGTCAGATGAGCGGCTCCAATGGCGTGCAGCGCCAGCAATCGCTGACGAATTTGCGCGACAATCGCTCGCCCAAGGCGCCGCAGCAAATGGGAATGCCCATGGGGATGCCTATGCAACACGAGGACATGATGGCGCCGCAGAGCATTTGCTTCATCGGTGACGAGGAGGACGTGGATGAGCTGGAGCGCAACATCATCGAATCCATGCAGTCGACGCGCATCTCCGACTTTgtgcaccagcagcagcagcaacaccaacagcagctccagcagcaacagcggtTGCAGGGTCACAGCGGACGAGGCAGCAGCTCAGAGGATTACGACAGCGGGGAGATGATCTCCAACAAGCTGAACATCACCAGCGGCAACCTCACTTACCGCATACCCTCGCCCTCCCGTCCCTCCATCCAAGCCAACAGCTTCCAGGATCCCCGAGCAATGGCAGCGGCATCCGGCGGCGAGGAGCCGCCCGAGAAGGGCTTCTACATCTCTTTCGACGACGAGCAGCCCAAGCGACCCAAGCCACCACTGCGGGCCAAGCGATCGCCCAAGAAGGAGGCTCTTCCTGGAAGCCGGGACAGCGTCGATAACCAGGCGACCCTCAAGCGTGAATCGCTTAGTCAGctgcacaacaacaacaacattggGATTGGTGGTGAGGATGTGAACAGCAAACCGGTGACCAGGCACAGCATCCATGGCCTGAGCAACTCCAACAGTGTCAAATCCCCTGGCAATGCCACATACAACAAGTACACCGATGAGCCGCCCATCCAACTCCGCCAGCTGGCTGTTTCGGGAGCAGTTTCGCCAACAGGCAACGACCTTCGCCACTTGGAGGACTTGACCAACCAGTCACCGCAGCAGACGATGCAGCAGCCGATGTCGCCCACGCGACTTCAGCAGAGCAGCAACAACGCAGAGGCGGCCAAAAACAAGGCGCTGGTCATCGGAGCAGACCCCACTAACTTGGATCCG GACTCTGTGGACGAGATGGAGCGGCGCAAGGAGAAGATCATGCTACTGTCCCTGCAACGTcgccagcagcaggaggaggccAAGGCTCGCAAGGAGATAGAGTCCTCTCAGAAGCGGGAAAAGGAGCGcgagaaggaggaggagcgTTCGCGAAAGAAGGAGGAGCAAATGGCTAGGCGAGCGGCCATTCTGGAACAGCACAGACTCAAGAAAGCCATCGAAGAGGCCGAGCGCGAG GGTAAAACCCTGGACCGGCCCGACTTGCATGTGAAACTGCAACCCCACTCATCCACCTCGACGACTCCGCGGCTGAGGCAGCAGCGCACCACGCGTCCCAGGCCCAAGACGATCCACGTGGACGACGCTAGCGTGGACATCAGCGAGGCTTCCAGCATCTCTAGTCGGGGCAAGAAAGGCTCAAGCTCGAATCTAACTG GCTACGGTCAACTAAGCTCAAGTTCAATGAAAAGAGATTACTACAGGGGCTCGCAAGACTCCCTCACTGTAAAAg AGTCACCGGATGATTATCCCAGTACAAGTTCAACTCCGATTGGACGACGGGGATCGTACAAAACTTCCAGAG AGCCAGCCGGCGTAGAAAGGGGCCGCACTCTGTCGCGTATCTCCGTCGCTAAGGGCAGCACGCTTAATTTCCGGGGCCGAAAGTCCAATTCGCTAATGAATCTGTGCG ACACAGATTCGGGACTGGGACGCGCCACTCCGCCGAGGCGTGCTCCGTCGCCTGGAATGGGAATGGGCGCTTCAGGTAGGCATATGCCATCTCCCTCCGGACCGGGCTCTTTGCCGCCAGGTTTGATATCGAAACGTCGCGGATTTGATGATGGATCCAGCGATTTCTCTTTAACTCCGAATTTGAACATGGAATATTCGG GTCCTAAACTCTATAAACAACCAGCGGCCAAATCGAATCGTGGGATTATCCTGAACGCCGTTGAGTACTGCGTTTTCCCCGGCGTTGTCAATCGCGAGGCCAAACAGAAAGTGCTGGAGAAGATTGCGCGCTCGGAGGCGAAGCACTTTCTGGTTCTCTTCCGGGATGCGGGCTGCCAGTTCCGCGCCCTCTACAGCTACCAGCCCGAAACGGACCAGGTGACCAAGCTGTATGGCACAGGGCCTAGTCAAGTCGACGAAGTGATGTTCGACAAGTTCTTCAA ATACAACTCAGGAGGCAAGTGCTTCTCGCAAGTGCACACAAAGCATCTGACAGTGACCATCGACGCCTTCACAATACACAATTCCCTGTGGCAGGGCAAGCGGGTGCAGTTGCCCAGCAAAAAGGACATGGCGCTTGTTATCTAA
- the LOC108022463 gene encoding patronin isoform X3 produces the protein MDVETQEIRQARQRASVKWLLSKAFNNRVPDNLKEPFYRDHENQERLKPQIIVELGNATLYCQTLSNLYSDPNYQSMNHWSIIQTLARKGVPVAESSDMPITETVLIQTNPLRINAHMSVIESLMVLYAKEISSGDRVMAAIRRISGNNYQAPPGQSYEQALLGWISHACAALKKRIIKEVDAGLPDENGSRLQTPDIPPVRDFQDLCDGICLALLISYYCPKVVPWTSVRINYLPAVEDSIHNILLVCNFSQKHLPYSVFHMTPEDVTYMRGSMKLNLVLLLTDLFNLFEIHPAKCVCYPGMDGQDVIARRTLGANEHGICHRRGLTVQPVTPIPDLRSDLDQPPVGSPQNRPPFQVPHSNSFGGGLNRRSTPPSEYQTVQSNNFDGSNHAEAFVVHKSRGITTLASMHSQQQQQLHQQHQQQPYHQQAPQQHPSQSQLQIQQQEPLVPARLRQAKEKTNVESKADERGDFVAAGRPSNWEQSRRPSFAGRRSRRNSSSEDSQLTIENFGGSQDQLNTLGRYERDRERKLSNTSVGSAYPVEPAVAVRSSIADARGTLQLGYDTDSGSEKQDRETEKYSMRRQVSVDNVPTVSSHNLSNTGSPLPVARHKQHSSDKDYSSNSGMTPDAYNDTRSTSGYDPESTPVRKSSTSSMPASPAAWQLDVGDDDMRSLENVSKLSTIRMKLEEKRRRIEQDKRKIEMALLRHQEKEDLESCPDVMKWETMSNESKRTPDMDPVDLDKYQQSIAIMNMNLQDIQQDIHRLATQQSQMQAQHLQAQQLMQAQQIANMLNQQQTYGSQQHLADHHYQQQRPMQQSFGSSPHLPQAYNAPVSAYSSRPPSRDPYQQQLQHQQPQPMAMPQPMQYVNEHGQYMSPPQPAHYMQQQPPQQPQSIYSDNGAAYNNHSNHSPYGGAPQYRSSVVYDDYGQPTNHFYLHESSPQPQAHPQRRTWAHSAAAAAYEQQQQQIQPPLVDVNAWQTQQHQKQKQTWMNRPPSSAGAPSPGSFVLHQNGGGGGGGGGGELQHLFQVQASPQHGQRQMSGSNGVQRQQSLTNLRDNRSPKAPQQMGMPMGMPMQHEDMMAPQSICFIGDEEDVDELERNIIESMQSTRISDFVHQQQQQHQQQLQQQQRLQGHSGRGSSSEDYDSGEMISNKLNITSGNLTYRIPSPSRPSIQANSFQDPRAMAAASGGEEPPEKGFYISFDDEQPKRPKPPLRAKRSPKKEALPGSRDSVDNQATLKRESLSQLHNNNNIGIGGEDVNSKPVTRHSIHGLSNSNSVKSPGNATYNKYTDEPPIQLRQLAVSGAVSPTGNDLRHLEDLTNQSPQQTMQQPMSPTRLQQSSNNAEAAKNKALVIGADPTNLDPDSVDEMERRKEKIMLLSLQRRQQQEEAKARKEIESSQKREKEREKEEERSRKKEEQMARRAAILEQHRLKKAIEEAEREGKTLDRPDLHVKLQPHSSTSTTPRLRQQRTTRPRPKTIHVDDASVDISEASSISSRGKKGSSSNLTGYGQLSSSSMKRDYYRGSQDSLTVKESPDDYPSTSSTPIGRRGSYKTSREPAGVERGRTLSRISVAKGSTLNFRGRKSNSLMNLCDSGLGRATPPRRAPSPGMGMGASGRHMPSPSGPGSLPPGLISKRRGFDDGSSDFSLTPNLNMEYSGPKLYKQPAAKSNRGIILNAVEYCVFPGVVNREAKQKVLEKIARSEAKHFLVLFRDAGCQFRALYSYQPETDQVTKLYGTGPSQVDEVMFDKFFKYNSGGKCFSQVHTKHLTVTIDAFTIHNSLWQGKRVQLPSKKDMALVI, from the exons ATGGATGTCGAAACACAGGAAATACGACAG GCTCGTCAACGTGCTTCCGTCAAGTGGCTGCTCTCGAAGGCCTTCAACAATCGCGTGCCGGACAACCTGAAGGAGCCCTTCTACCGCGACCATGAGAACCAGGAGCGCCTCAAGCCCCAGATCATCGTGGAGCTGGGCAACGCCACGCTCTACTGCCAGACGCTGTCCAACCTATACTCAGATCCCAACTACCAAAGCATGAACCACTGGTCAATAATACAGACGCTAGCGCGCAAGGGAGTTCCCGTGGCCGAATCCTCGGACATGCCCATTACCGAAACGGTATTAATTCAAACGAATCCGCTGCGAATT AACGCCCACATGTCTGTGATAGAATCGCTGATGGTTTTGTATGCGAAGGAAATATCGTCGGGTGACCGCGTCATGGCGGCCATACGAAG AATATCTGGCAACAACTATCAGGCGCCTCCTGGCCAGTCCTACGAGCAAGCTCTGCTGGGCTGGATTTCGCATGCTTGCGCCGCTCTGAAGAAGCGCATTATCAAGGAGGTGGACGCCGGACTGCCCGATGAGAAT GGCTCTCGTCTGCAGACGCCGGACATACCGCCTGTAAGGGACTTCCAGGATCTGTGCGACGGCATCTGCTTGGCACTGCTCATCTCGTACTACTGCCCAAAGGTGGTGCCGTGGACGAGTGTGCGGATCAACTATCTGCCGGCCGTCGAGGATTCGATTCACAACATCCTGCTGGTGTGCAACTTCTCGCAGAAGCATCTGCCATACAGCGTGTTCCACATGACGCCCGAGGATGTGACCTATATGCGCGG ATCCATGAAGCTGAATCTGGTACTGCTGCTCACGGACCTATTCAACCTGTTCGAGATTCACCCAGCCAAGTGTGTTTGCTACCCCGGCATGGATGGTCAGG ATGTCATCGCCCGGCGCACTTTGGGCGCCAACGAGCACGGGATCTGCCATCGAAGGGGGCTCACTGTGCAGCCCGTCACGCCCATTCCCGATTTGCGCAGCGATCTCGACCAGCCGCCGGTGGGCTCGCCTCAGAACCGACCACCGTTCCAAG TTCCGCACTCGAATTCATTTGGCGGCGGCTTAAATCGCAGATCAACCCCGCCCAGCGAATACCAGACGGTTCAGTCAAACAATTTCGATGGTAGTAATCATGCCGAAG CCTTCGTGGTGCACAAGTCGCGTGGCATCACCACACTCGCCTCCATGcactcgcagcagcagcagcagctccatcagcaacatcagcagcagccatACCACCAGCAGGCACCGCAGCAGCACCCGTCCCAGTCGCAGCTCCAAATCCAGCAGCAGGAGCCCTTGGTTCCGGCCCGCTTGCGCCAGGCTAAAGAAAAGACCAATGTCGAGTCGAAGGCGGACGAGAGAG GCGATTTTGTCGCTGCTGGTCGACCAAGTAACTGGGAGCAGAGCCGCCGGCCAAGCTTTGCAG GTCGTCGCTCGCGCAGGAACTCTTCCAGCGAGGACTCCCAGCTGACCATTGAGAACTTCGGCGGCTCCCAGGATCAGCTGAACACCCTAGGTCGGTACGAACGCGACAGGGAGCGTAAGCTGTCCAACACCAGCGTGGGCAGTGCCTATCCAGTTGAACCCGCTGTGGCCGTGCGATCTTCGATTGCCGATGCTCGGGGCACTTTGCAGTTGGGCTACGATACGGATTCGGGCTCTGAGAAGCAGGATCGGGAGACGGAAAAGTATTCGATGCGCCGGCAGGTCAG TGTCGACAATGTGCCCACGGTTTCGTCGCACAATCTCTCGAATACGGGCAGCCCGTTGCCGGTGGCAAGGCACAAGCAACATTCCAGCGACAAAGactacagcagcaacagcggcatGACGCCGGATGCCTACAACGACACGCGTTCCACCAGTGGCTACGACCCGGAGAGCACTCCCGTGCGCAAGTCCTCGACGAGCAGCATGCCAGCGAGTCCCGCTGCCTGGCAGCTGGATGTGGGAGACGACGACATGCGATCGCTGGAGAATGTCAGCAAGCTGTCCACTATCCGCATGAAGCTGGAGGAGAAGCGGCGGCGCATAGAGCAGGATAAGCGCAAGATTGAGATGGCCTTGCTGCGGCATCAGGAGAAG GAGGATTTGGAGTCGTGTCCGGACGTGATGAAGTGGGAAACCATGAGCAACGAATCGAAGCGCACGCCCGACATGGATCCGGTTGACTTGGACAAGTACCAG CAAAGTATCGCCATCATGAACATGAATCTGCAGGACATCCAGCAGGATATTCACCGTTTGGCCACCCAGCAGAGTCAGATGCAGGCCCAGCACCTGCAGGCGCAGCAGCTGATGCAGGCTCAGCAGATAGCTAACATGCTGAACCAG CAGCAGACCTACGGGTCGCAGCAGCACCTGGCCGATCACCATTACCAGCAGCAGAGACCCATGCAGCAAAGCTTTGGCTCATCGCCGCATCTTCCGCAGGCCTACAACGCCCCAGTCAGCGCGTACAGCTCCCGTCCGCCCAGCCGCGATCCctaccagcagcagctccagcaccAGCAGCCACAGCCGATGGCGATGCCCCAGCCGATGCAGTACGTCAACGAGCACGGGCAGTATATGTCGCCGCCGCAGCCCGCCCACTacatgcagcagcagccgccgcagcagccgcagaGCATTTACAGTGACAACGGGGCGGCGTACAACAACCACAGCAACCACTCGCCCTACGGCGGAGCCCCGCAATATCGCAGCAGTGTAGTGTACGACGACTACGGGCAGCCCACCAACCACTTTTACCTGCACGAGTCGTCGCCGCAGCCCCAGGCCCATCCGCAGCGCAGGACCTGGGCCCACTCCGCGGCAGCCGCCGCctacgagcagcagcagcagcagatccaGCCGCCTCTGGTGGATGTAAATGCTTGGCAGACACAGCAGCACCAGAAGCAGAAACAGACGTGGATGAACAGGCCTCCCTCGAGTGCCGGGGCTCCCAGTCCCGGCAGCTTTGTGCTGCACCAGAACGGAGGAggtggcggcggaggcggtggtGGTGAGCTGCAGCACCTGTTTCAGGTGCAGGCTTCTCCTCAGCACGGCCAACGTCAGATGAGCGGCTCCAATGGCGTGCAGCGCCAGCAATCGCTGACGAATTTGCGCGACAATCGCTCGCCCAAGGCGCCGCAGCAAATGGGAATGCCCATGGGGATGCCTATGCAACACGAGGACATGATGGCGCCGCAGAGCATTTGCTTCATCGGTGACGAGGAGGACGTGGATGAGCTGGAGCGCAACATCATCGAATCCATGCAGTCGACGCGCATCTCCGACTTTgtgcaccagcagcagcagcaacaccaacagcagctccagcagcaacagcggtTGCAGGGTCACAGCGGACGAGGCAGCAGCTCAGAGGATTACGACAGCGGGGAGATGATCTCCAACAAGCTGAACATCACCAGCGGCAACCTCACTTACCGCATACCCTCGCCCTCCCGTCCCTCCATCCAAGCCAACAGCTTCCAGGATCCCCGAGCAATGGCAGCGGCATCCGGCGGCGAGGAGCCGCCCGAGAAGGGCTTCTACATCTCTTTCGACGACGAGCAGCCCAAGCGACCCAAGCCACCACTGCGGGCCAAGCGATCGCCCAAGAAGGAGGCTCTTCCTGGAAGCCGGGACAGCGTCGATAACCAGGCGACCCTCAAGCGTGAATCGCTTAGTCAGctgcacaacaacaacaacattggGATTGGTGGTGAGGATGTGAACAGCAAACCGGTGACCAGGCACAGCATCCATGGCCTGAGCAACTCCAACAGTGTCAAATCCCCTGGCAATGCCACATACAACAAGTACACCGATGAGCCGCCCATCCAACTCCGCCAGCTGGCTGTTTCGGGAGCAGTTTCGCCAACAGGCAACGACCTTCGCCACTTGGAGGACTTGACCAACCAGTCACCGCAGCAGACGATGCAGCAGCCGATGTCGCCCACGCGACTTCAGCAGAGCAGCAACAACGCAGAGGCGGCCAAAAACAAGGCGCTGGTCATCGGAGCAGACCCCACTAACTTGGATCCG GACTCTGTGGACGAGATGGAGCGGCGCAAGGAGAAGATCATGCTACTGTCCCTGCAACGTcgccagcagcaggaggaggccAAGGCTCGCAAGGAGATAGAGTCCTCTCAGAAGCGGGAAAAGGAGCGcgagaaggaggaggagcgTTCGCGAAAGAAGGAGGAGCAAATGGCTAGGCGAGCGGCCATTCTGGAACAGCACAGACTCAAGAAAGCCATCGAAGAGGCCGAGCGCGAG GGTAAAACCCTGGACCGGCCCGACTTGCATGTGAAACTGCAACCCCACTCATCCACCTCGACGACTCCGCGGCTGAGGCAGCAGCGCACCACGCGTCCCAGGCCCAAGACGATCCACGTGGACGACGCTAGCGTGGACATCAGCGAGGCTTCCAGCATCTCTAGTCGGGGCAAGAAAGGCTCAAGCTCGAATCTAACTG GCTACGGTCAACTAAGCTCAAGTTCAATGAAAAGAGATTACTACAGGGGCTCGCAAGACTCCCTCACTGTAAAAg AGTCACCGGATGATTATCCCAGTACAAGTTCAACTCCGATTGGACGACGGGGATCGTACAAAACTTCCAGAG AGCCAGCCGGCGTAGAAAGGGGCCGCACTCTGTCGCGTATCTCCGTCGCTAAGGGCAGCACGCTTAATTTCCGGGGCCGAAAGTCCAATTCGCTAATGAATCTGTGCG ATTCGGGACTGGGACGCGCCACTCCGCCGAGGCGTGCTCCGTCGCCTGGAATGGGAATGGGCGCTTCAGGTAGGCATATGCCATCTCCCTCCGGACCGGGCTCTTTGCCGCCAGGTTTGATATCGAAACGTCGCGGATTTGATGATGGATCCAGCGATTTCTCTTTAACTCCGAATTTGAACATGGAATATTCGG GTCCTAAACTCTATAAACAACCAGCGGCCAAATCGAATCGTGGGATTATCCTGAACGCCGTTGAGTACTGCGTTTTCCCCGGCGTTGTCAATCGCGAGGCCAAACAGAAAGTGCTGGAGAAGATTGCGCGCTCGGAGGCGAAGCACTTTCTGGTTCTCTTCCGGGATGCGGGCTGCCAGTTCCGCGCCCTCTACAGCTACCAGCCCGAAACGGACCAGGTGACCAAGCTGTATGGCACAGGGCCTAGTCAAGTCGACGAAGTGATGTTCGACAAGTTCTTCAA ATACAACTCAGGAGGCAAGTGCTTCTCGCAAGTGCACACAAAGCATCTGACAGTGACCATCGACGCCTTCACAATACACAATTCCCTGTGGCAGGGCAAGCGGGTGCAGTTGCCCAGCAAAAAGGACATGGCGCTTGTTATCTAA